The following proteins are co-located in the Candidatus Sulfotelmatobacter sp. genome:
- the thiL gene encoding thiamine-phosphate kinase, with translation MTEDDLIAQIRDRLRDVAADRLLVGIGDDAAAWQPRSHQRSVVTTDALVEGVHFTRAAMRPDEVGHRALAANLSDIAAMGARPVLATVALGLPRDCDPAWVLAMYDGIAALARRARCAIAGGDVTRAPAVTLALTVVGEVRASNLKRRDGALPGDVVAVTGALGASQAGLFVAVERPALAGEPAAAPALAAYRTPEPRLREGRWLGASRHVRAMMDTSDGLSTDLARLCAASGVGAVVETVPVADAARAVASLVEADAQAWALHGGEDFELLLSVERRAFAHLAARFRAHFGRPLHAVGHVTEGAGVRLANGDAIPAAGWDSLQ, from the coding sequence GTGACCGAGGACGACCTGATCGCGCAGATCCGCGACCGTCTGCGCGACGTCGCCGCGGACCGGCTGCTGGTCGGGATCGGCGACGACGCGGCGGCCTGGCAGCCGCGCAGCCACCAGCGCAGCGTCGTCACCACCGACGCCCTGGTCGAGGGCGTCCACTTCACCCGCGCCGCGATGCGCCCCGACGAGGTCGGTCACCGCGCGTTGGCGGCCAACCTCTCCGACATCGCCGCCATGGGGGCGCGACCGGTCTTGGCGACCGTCGCGCTCGGTCTGCCGCGCGACTGCGATCCGGCCTGGGTGCTCGCCATGTACGACGGCATCGCCGCGCTGGCACGGCGCGCTCGCTGCGCGATCGCGGGCGGCGACGTCACGCGCGCGCCGGCCGTGACGCTGGCGCTGACGGTCGTCGGCGAAGTGCGCGCCTCGAACCTCAAGCGCCGCGACGGCGCACTCCCCGGCGACGTCGTCGCCGTCACCGGCGCCCTGGGCGCCAGCCAGGCCGGCTTGTTCGTCGCGGTGGAGCGTCCCGCACTCGCCGGCGAGCCGGCGGCCGCGCCGGCGCTGGCCGCGTACCGCACCCCCGAGCCGCGCTTGCGTGAAGGACGATGGCTCGGAGCGTCGCGGCACGTGCGCGCGATGATGGACACCTCGGACGGGCTCTCGACCGATCTCGCGCGCTTGTGCGCCGCCTCGGGCGTCGGCGCGGTCGTCGAGACGGTGCCGGTCGCAGACGCCGCGCGCGCGGTCGCCTCGCTCGTCGAGGCAGACGCGCAGGCATGGGCGCTGCACGGCGGCGAGGACTTCGAGCTGCTGCTCAGCGTCGAGCGGCGCGCGTTCGCGCATCTGGCGGCGCGCTTCCGCGCACACTTCGGTCGCCCGTTGCACGCCGTGGGCCATGTCACCGAAGGAGCAGGCGTCCGCCTCGCCAACGGGGACGCCATCCCGGCTGCGGGCTGGGACTCTCTGCAATGA
- a CDS encoding PfkB family carbohydrate kinase, whose product MSAADQQDAQKAYPLLGSIQNSVGYGFLGNETVVAIANRLRVRTVTVPTAYASARGGVEGRSSFVPDLREFRRGVEFLIARDPNVLVIGYLAQPDQVDVVADALERFQGLVVLDPVLGSYEKGLFVPVETARRIRDALLPKAEVVTPNRFEAEVLLDLTRVRGANERVFLDGFAERGPQTAIITSFVREAERRTAVTAFSNGYVYEKITSPFYPAFPGYGAGDALAGAVAALLTAGASPWAATMLATALASLAVERTTGYGSATVDPVAALDLFRPLPYLTDEACKPYAERFGVTSAPIPVKDGEGARLKFAPPKNQIVY is encoded by the coding sequence ATGAGCGCCGCCGACCAACAAGACGCACAAAAAGCCTATCCGCTGCTGGGCTCCATCCAGAACAGCGTCGGTTACGGCTTTCTCGGCAACGAGACCGTCGTCGCGATCGCCAACCGGTTGCGCGTGCGCACGGTGACGGTACCGACCGCCTACGCCAGCGCGCGTGGCGGCGTCGAAGGCCGCTCTTCGTTCGTCCCCGATCTGCGCGAGTTCCGGCGCGGCGTCGAGTTCTTGATCGCGCGCGATCCGAACGTGCTGGTGATCGGGTATCTGGCGCAACCCGATCAAGTCGACGTCGTCGCCGACGCGCTCGAACGCTTTCAGGGCCTGGTCGTGCTCGATCCGGTGCTGGGCAGCTACGAGAAGGGACTGTTCGTCCCGGTCGAGACCGCGCGCCGCATTCGCGACGCGCTCTTGCCGAAGGCCGAAGTCGTCACGCCCAACCGCTTCGAAGCCGAAGTGCTGCTCGATCTGACGCGCGTGCGCGGCGCCAACGAGCGCGTCTTCCTCGACGGCTTCGCCGAACGCGGTCCGCAGACGGCGATCATCACCTCGTTCGTGCGCGAGGCCGAGCGGCGCACGGCCGTCACCGCGTTCTCGAACGGCTACGTCTACGAGAAGATCACCTCGCCGTTCTACCCGGCCTTCCCCGGCTACGGTGCCGGCGACGCGCTGGCCGGCGCGGTCGCGGCGCTGCTGACCGCCGGCGCCAGCCCGTGGGCGGCCACGATGCTGGCCACCGCCCTGGCCTCGCTCGCGGTCGAGCGGACGACCGGCTACGGGAGCGCGACCGTCGACCCGGTCGCGGCGCTCGATCTATTCCGGCCGCTCCCCTACCTGACCGACGAGGCGTGCAAGCCCTACGCCGAGCGCTTCGGGGTGACCTCAGCGCCGATCCCGGTCAAAGACGGAGAAGGGGCGCGACTCAAGTTCGCGCCCCCGAAAAACCAGATCGTGTACTAG
- the rpmB gene encoding 50S ribosomal protein L28 translates to MAKRCDVCGKGPMAGNNVSHAMNKTKRRWLPNLQAVRIDDRGTHKTARVCTSCLRSKRVKRVGVA, encoded by the coding sequence ATGGCCAAGCGATGCGACGTGTGCGGCAAGGGACCGATGGCGGGAAATAACGTCAGCCACGCGATGAACAAGACCAAGCGGCGGTGGCTCCCGAACCTCCAGGCCGTCCGGATCGACGACCGCGGTACGCACAAGACGGCCCGCGTCTGCACGTCCTGCCTGCGCTCCAAGCGCGTCAAGCGCGTCGGGGTCGCCTAG